The Flaviramulus sp. BrNp1-15 genome includes the window GTGTGTTTCTGGTTGTTACAATTACCATTTGCATATTTTATGGCCATAACTTTAGGTTTTGGTCCTGTAGGCGTATTTTGGGCTATTACGATAGCCGAAATTTTAATTGCTATAATTGCAATTATTTTGTTTAAAAAAGGTAATTGGAAAAGGGTAGAGGTTTAATGAGTTTTGAAAATATTAAATGAAGTAGAATTAACAAATGAGTAATTTTCATCCAAAAAATAAGCATAAATCAGGTTACGATTTAGATGCTTTATGTAAAGCGTATCCAGATTTATTGCCTTTTGTATTTATAAATAAATATGATAATAAAACTATAGATTTTGCAAACCCTAAAGCTGTAAAATCATTAAATACAGCTTTATTATTTAAGCATTATAATATTGATTTTTGGGAATTTCCAGATACGAATTTATGTCCGCCAATTCCTGGGCGTGTAGATTATATTCATCATATAGCTGATTTATTAAAAAGTTCTGGAATCAATAAAAACATAAGAGTTTTAGATATTGGAACTGGAGCAAGTTGCATTTATCCTATTTTAGGCTATGCTGAATATAAATGGGATTTTATTGTCACAGATATTGATGAGAATTCATTACAATATGCTCAAAATATCATTAATAAAAATGATTTGAGTGAGCATGTAAAATTAAGATATCAAAAAGATGCTTCTAAAATATTAAATGGTATTTTAAATAAAAACGATAACTTTTCGGTATCTATTTGTAATCCGCCTTTTTACAAATCTGAAGCAGATGCTTTAGAAGCTACAATTAAAAAACTTAAAGGTTTAAATAAAACAGAAGGTGACACAGTTAGAAATTTTTCGGGCACACAAAATGAATTGTGGTATAAAGGAGGTGAAAAAGCTTTTTTACATAATTACTTATATGAAAGTTCTTTATTTAAAAATCAGTGTGTTTGGTTTACTAGTTTAGTTTCAAAAAAAGACTTAGTCAAAGGAATGTATAATTCATTAAAAAAATTAGGAGCAACCCATACTAAAACTATTAATATGGGGCAAGGTAATAAAGCATCAAGAATTGTAGCTTGGACCTATAAATAGGGAATTTATTTCTTAGTATGATCTGTTTTTATATATAAACCAACCTGTAATCTGTGTAAATTCAAACCATTTATTTTTCTGTTTAAATAGCCTAATTGCAAATTTGAATTTTTAGAAACATTTATTCCTAGTGCAGAATAAAACCTGTTTTCTGTGTTAATATCTCTTTGTAAGATCGAAACAACTTCATTGTGTAATCTAATAAAAAGAGTTTTGTTTAGAGATATTTTAGTACCAAACCGATAGCGCAAACGGTGTTGTGTTTTATTATTATTTGCTTTATGCAAAAATCTTTGTTCTGCTCTAAAACGATGATCTATGGGTAATTTTACAATTTTATGTTTAAACCCAATTTGTTCAGAAATTCGTTTTTCATAAGTATGTGGCTTGTTTGTATTAAAACCACCATCTATATCTGCATATCCAAGTGCAAATGTAGTGGTAAATTTTGGAGATAATTTATAGTTTAAACCTAAGTTGTATAACCCAAAATTAAAGTTTTCAGTTTCTTCATATAACCAAAATTGAGCTAACGTACTTACGCTTGATTTTTCAGATAGTTTATGATTACCAGAAAAAGTATACCAAGCTCCTAATTCATTTTCAGGGTTTGTTTGTGCATAATTATAAGATATGGTAATAAGCAGTAAGAATGATAATAATCGGGATTTCATGTTCTTTATATAAGATCAGTAATTTAAACTCTAAATATCATATTTTCAGAGCTTTGAGTCTTTTTGTTTTTTTTAAATATAAAAGGAGCCCAAAATGGGCTCCTTTTACGGTCAATAAGAACCTATTAAAAGTGTTCGTGTAAGTGATGGTGTTCATCAATTAGTGGTCCACCTTCAATAATTTGATCAGATGCCTGAGCTGCAAATTTCTCGAAGTTTAAGTGGAATGAGTGAGCTAGTTGAATAGCTTTACCCACATATGCTCCTTTTTGTAACCAAGTGTTCATAGGGTCTAACATCTCTGATGGTACACCTGGACAGTATTTTGGCATGAATAATCCAAAAATGAAGTTTTGTTCGTAATCAACATTATCTAATTCTCCATTAAGGATTGCAGTAATCATTGCTCTTGTGTATTTCAATTTAATACGAGATCCTACTCCGTAAGGTCCAGCACTCCAACCTGTATTAATTAACCATACATTTACACCTGCTTCAGTCATTTTTTTACTTAACATTTCACCATAAACTGTTGGGTGTAATGGCATAAAAGGTTCTCCAAAACAAGCAGAGAATGATGGTACTGGTTCTGTAATTCCAGCTTCGGTTCCTGCAACTTTAGCAGTATAACCAGATATAAAGTGGTAAGCTGCCTGACCAGGAGTTAATTTAGATACTGGAGGTAATACACCAAAAGCATCACAAGTTAAGAAAAATATGTTCTTAGGATTATCTGCGAAAAGTGTTTCCTGAATATTATCTATATGATGAATTGGGTAACTTACACGAGTGTTTTGTGTAATACTGCTATCCATAAAATCTGGCTCACCATTATCTTTAAAAACTATGTTTTCTAGTATAGCTCCTGGTTTAATAGCTCTATAGATTTCTGGTTCTTTTTCTTCTGTAAGATCTATTACTTTTGCATAACATCCGCCTTCAAAGTTAAAAATCGTGTTATCTGGTGTCCAACCATGCTCATCATCACCAATTAATTTTCTATCAGGGTCTGCAGATAATGTTGTTTTTCCTGTACCAGATAATCCAAAGAAAATAGCAGTATCTCCATATTTACCAACGTTAGCAGAACAGTGCATTGGTAACACATTTCTTTCTACTGGTAAAATTAAGTTTAAAGCAGAGAAAATACCCTTTTTCATTTCACCTGTATAAGCAGATCCTCCTACTAAAGCTATTTTTTGAGTAAAATTTAAGATTGAAAAATTACCCTGACGAATACCAAAACCTTTTGGGTCTGGACACTCATATCCTGGTGCACAAAGGATTAACCAGTCTTCTTTAAAGTTTTCTAACTCCTTTTCGCTAGGTCTTAAAAACATATTATATACAAACATGTTAGACCAAGGTAATTCGGTTACTGTTCTAATATTTGTTCTGTATTCTGGATCTGCACAAACGTAGCCATCTCTTGCATAAATTTCTTTTCCAGAAAGATATTTAAGGATTTCATTTTTTAATCGATCAAAATTCTCAGGAGATATAGCCTTATTAGTTTTTCCCCACCAAATTTTATCTGTAGTATAATCATCTTTTACAAGAAAACGGTCTTGAGGTGAACGACCTGTAAACTTACCAGTATTAATAGCAAGTGTACCATTTGCAGTTTCTTTCCCCATTCCTTTTTCTACTGTAATTTTCTGAAGTTCTTCAGGTGATAAATTCCAGTTAACCGTAACGTCTTTTAGTCCATACCTTTCTAAGGTTTTGTCATTTTGAACTGTTCCTGTTGTTTCCATGTTATTCAATTTTAAGGTTCCTATTATAATTTATTTTAAAATGGCCATATTATTGGCACTAGTATTAGAGTTATGATGAAAAATAGTAAGAGTAGAGGAGCGCCTACTTTTAAGTAATCCATGAATTTATATCCACCAGGTGTCATTACCATAGCATTTGTTGTTGTTCCTATTGGGGTTAAAAATGCTGTTGATGCGCTTATGGCAACTACAATCATAAACGGTGCAGGTGAAAGGTTTAAAGAATTTGCGGCAAGTATAGCTATTGGAGCCATTAATACTGCAGTTGCTGAGTTATTTATTACCTGACTAAATGTTGTTGTTAATAAAAACACACCACCTAATAAAAGGATTGGATGTATAGAGCCTAAATAATTCACTAAACCATTAGCAATAACTTGTGCGGTACCTGTTTTTTGTAATGCAATACCCATTGGAATCATAGCTGCAATCATAACTACACTTGTCCAGCTAATACCTTTATAGGCTTTAGATATAGGCACACAACCCGTTAACAAAACTATGCCAGCAGAAATTAGTGCTGCAATAGAGCCTGGTACAATTTTAAATACCATAAAAATAATCATGAGAACTAAAGCTCCCAGAGCAATGTAAGATTTACTATTTAATGCTTCAACATTTTTTGCCATCCCTTCTGGACTACCTATTATAACTAAGTTTTCATGTTGTTTTTTTAAATCATCAATATGTTCCCAAGTACCTCTAATTAAAAAGGCATCTCCTGCTTTTACAATTATTTCTTTTTCCTGAATTGGCTTATTGTTTCTTGAGGCAGCTAAAAGCTGAATTCCAAATCGTTTAAAATAATCACCTATTTTATATTTTCTACCCACTAAAATTGAATTTGGGTTTACAATTATTTCGGTCATTCCTACCTCTTGGTTTATTAAGTTGTGTTTAAGCTCATCTGTAATAGGTTCTAGAGGTAAAAGTCCCAATCTAAAGGTAATCATTAATTTGTTAATCGCCTCAGTATCACCTTTTACGGTAATAATATCATGATAAAGTAATTCTGTAGTTGGGTTTGGAAATTCCTCAAAAGCTGGTATTCCTTTTAATACATTAGGGTGTCTTCTTTTAATACGAATAATCGATACATTATAATTTTTTTCGAATTGCCAATCTTCAATTTTGGTATTAATTAAAGGAGACAAAGAACGTACACGTAATCTATAGTAGTCATCATCTATTTTATAAGCAGCAATCCAGTTATGAAATGTAGATTCAATATTTACAGGTTTATTGTTTGTTTTGTTTTTTGGTAAAAGTCTATAACCAATATATCTAAAATATAAAAGTGCAATAATTAATAGAGGTAAACCAATTAATCCAAATTCAAAGAATGAAAAGCCTTCAAATCCAGCATCAACTAAGGCATTACTTGCAATAATGTTTGGTGGTGTTCCTGTTAAAGTCAATAGACCACCCGTGTTAGAACCAAAGGCTACTGGCATAAGCATTTTAGAAGGTAGTGTACCAATGCTCCAAGCAGAAGATATGGTTAGTGGCGTTAAAGTAGCTACTGTACCAGTATTACTTACAAAACCAGATAAAACACCTGCACCTAATGTAACTATAACTAATAGTTTAGGAACACTTTTTCCTGCCCATTCAACAAATTTCTTACCAGCTAATGCTGTCCAACCTGTTTGTGCAATGCCTTCTCCAATTATAAAAAGAGCAGCAATCATAATAACAGTAGGATTACTAAAACCGCTTAAGGTTTCTGTAGTATCTAAAATACCTGTTAAATATAAACTCAACATAGAAATTAGTGCAACAATGTCTGGAGTAAATTTCCCCCATACAAAGAGACCAATAGTTATAATTAAAATGAAGAGCATTAAATAGATCATATGTTATAATAGTTTATTAGTTTTAACACTTTATTGGTTTAGCTTACTAATTATGATGTAAAATTACTGGGCATTATCACTATTATTTATGACGAATGTCATACTTTTTGTAAGTACGTTATTTTTCAATAATTATAAAAAAATGGTATTATAAAATATTAATAAGAAAAACGAAAACGTGATAGTGATGATGTATTTTTAATTATTCATAATTTATTTTATAAATTTAAGTCTTAAGGTTGTAAAATTTGCATTAAAAAGTAGAGAATTAATGATTTTTTAATAACAATTAATTCTAGTTAGGACTAAAATTTAAGTTTTAATGAATAAAAAATAAAGGATTTTAAAAATAGTATCAATTACTGTAAATGAATTAAATTATAATAAATGAAATTAGATATTCTTGCTTTTGGCGCTCATCCAGATGATGTTGAATTAGGATGTGGTGGCACTGTAGCAAAAGAGGTTGCCAACGGAAAAAAAATTGGGATTATAGATTTAACCAAAGGAGAACTTGGAACAAGAGGTACTGCTGAAACCAGACATGAAGAAGCATCAGCATCTGCCAAAATACTGGGTGTTACGGTTAGAGAAAACTTAGGTTTTGCTGATGTTTTTTTTGTTAATGATAAGCAACATCAAATAGAGGTTATTAAAAAGATACGTAAATACCAACCAGAGATTGTAATTTGTAACGCTTTTGATGATAGACATATTGACCATGGTAAAGGAAGTAAACTGGTAAGTGATGCCTGTTTTTTAAGTGGTTTAGTAAAAATTGAAACTCAAGATGAATCGAGTGAATTGCAAAAACCATGGCGACCAAAATTAGTGTATCATTTTATACAATGGAAACATTTAGAACCAGATTTTGTAGTTGATATTTCAGGGTTTATTGATAAAAAAATGGAATCTGTATTGGCTTATAAAACACAGTTTTACGATGCCAATAGTAAAGAACCTGAAACTCCTATTTCTAGTAAAAATTTTACAGATAGTATAATATATAGAGCTCGAGATTTAGGAAGACTAATAGGCGTAGAGCATGCAGAAGGGTTTAATGTTGAGCGCTATGTGGCTGTAGATAGTTTATTTGATTTAAAGTAGTTATGCTTATAGTTGATTATTTTTTTTAAAATATGAAATAAATATTAAAAAAGTCTTTGTAGAAAAGATTGAAAACAATTACATTTGCACACGCATTACAAAATGCAGTTACACGGTGGTTGTAGCTCAGTTGGTTAGAGCATTGGTTTGTGGTACCAAGGGTCGTGGGTTCGAATCCCATCATCCACCCAAAAGTAAAAGCCTTTCAAGAAATTGAAAGGCTTTTTTTGTTTTCTTCTTGATAATTCTAAGGTTATTAAACCATAGGTTTAATTCTTTTGCTAGCTAGTTCATTTTTTTTACATTTGAGAATCAATCAACTAAACTAAAACTGGCCATTTGTGGCTTATACCATTATGCAAATACTAAAAGTAGTTACATTCTTATTGCTTATTATTTGTTTTTCATGTACAAAGGATAATGTAAAGGTTAAAACCACTAATGCAGGTACTATGTTTACATTACTTTCTAATAACCAAACAAACATTCGTTTTAAAAACGCTATAACTGAAACTAAAGATTTTAATGTTTTAATATACTATTATGCTTATAACGGAGGTGGTGTAGCTGTTGGAGATATAAATAATGACGGATTAGACGATATTTATTTTACTTCCAATCAACAATCAAATAAATTATACTTAAACAAAGGCAACTTTAAATTTGAAGATATTACTAATAAAGCAATGGTAAACGATTTAGAAGGCTGGAGTACTGGTGTAAACATGATAGATATAAATAATGATGGTTGGCTAGATATTTATGTATGTAAATCGGCTTCATTAAATAATAACCAAATTCGAAAAAACAAATTATTTGTTAACCAAAAAGATGGAACGTTTAAAGAAGAAGCACAAAAATGGGGTATAGATGATGATGGATTTTCCATACAGTCTTATTTTTTTGATTATGACAAAGATGGCGATTTAGATATGTTTCTTATAAACCATCGAAATGATTTTATAAATTCTGATCATCTTGTAAACATTGTAACAGATAAAAATCTTATTCCTCAGACTTCCGATCATCTTTATAGAAATGATGGTAATAAATTTACAGATGTAACTATAGACAGCCAGATGGTGAATAAAGAATTTAGCTTGAGCGCCTCAATAGGTGATTATAACAACGATGGATGGTTGGATGTTTATGTTGCTAATGATTTTATAACGCCAGATATGTTATACATAAACAATAAAAATGGCACGTTTACAAATCAAATTAATGCAAGAGTTAAACATACATCATTTAGTAGTATGGGATCTGATTATGCAGATGTTAACAACGATTTTTTACCAGATTTATTAGTTTTAGATATGTCTGCCGAAGACCATAGCCGGGGTAAACAAAATATGCCTAGTATGGATACTTCGGGTTTTTGGAATATGGTTAACTATGGGTTTAATTATTCTTATATGTCTAATATTCTAAATTTAAATAATGGTAATGGTTCATTTAGTGATATAGCACAGTTTGCAGGAATATCAAAAACAGATTGGAGTTGGGCACCACTTATTGCCGATTTTGACAACGATGGATATAAGGATGTTTTTGTGTCTAACGGTATAAAAAGAGAAATTGCAAATCAAGATTTTGGCCGTTTTCTTGATTCGGAGCAAGACTCAATTAATACTATGTCAATTAATCAACTTTTAGATGTAATTCCATCTGAAAAATTACCCAATTATGCTTTTAAAAATACAGGTAATTTATCTTTTACTAAAGTAATTAAAGAATGGGGCTTTGAAAAACCGCTAAATACTAATGGAATAGCTTATAGTGATTTGGATAATGATGGAGACCTAGATTTAATCTTAAATAATTTAGAAGATGAAGCCAGTATATACAGAAATAACTCAACAAATAATTTCATTAACATAAAACTAGAAGGTGATAAAAAAAACCATTTTGGTATTGGAGCCAAAGTAAAACTATTTACCGATAGCACTCATCAATATCAAGAAATGTTTGTAGCACGTGGGTATCAATCTTCTATATCTCCAATACTTAATTTTGGTATAGGTAAAGAGGATAAAATAAACAGAATTGAAGTTGTTTGGGGAGATGGTAAAGTGACTCTTGAAAGCAATATAAAGGCAAACCAAAACATAACTATTAAGCAATCAAAGTCCACTTCATATTCAGAGACAAAACAAAAAAATCCAATCTTTTTTGCTAAAGTTGATACTAAAAAGCTAAATGTTGATTTTAAACATTTTGAAAATAGTTTTAATGATTTTTCTCGACAAGTACTCTTACCACAAAAACAGTCTCACCAAGGACCAGCCATGGATGTTGCTGATGTAAACAATGATGGGTTAGAAGATTTATTTATAGGTGGGGCTTTAAATCAACCATCAGAACTTTATATACAAACCACTAGCGGAACATTCAATAAAACGAATCAACCTTCATTTGAAAGCGATAAAATATTTGAAGATAATGGAGCTCATTTTTTTGATTCAGACGGTGATGGCGATCTAGATTTATATGTAACAAGTGGGGGTTATGAGTTAAATGAAAATGATAAATTATTACAAGATAGATTGTATTTAAATAATGGAGAAGGTAGTTATATAAAATCTAAAGCATTGCCCAAAATGTTAAGTAGCACAAAGGTTGTGGTGTCTTTTGATTATGATAATGATGGTGATTTAGATATTTTTGTAGGTGGTAGAGTCGTGCCAGGAAAATACCCACTTACCCCAAGATCATATATTTTAAAAAATAATAATGGAAATTTTGTTGATGTCACTAAGGTAGTTGCTCCAGAATTTTTTGAAATAGGTATTGTTAACGATCTAATTTTTTCAGATTATGATGGCGATAACGATAAAGATTTAATTGTAGTTGGCGAATGGTTACCTATAACTATTTTCAATAATAATGAGGGAATACTTCAAAAAGCTAATATTTCTTCTTTTGAATATACAGAAGGTTGGTGGAATACTATATCTGAAATAGATTTTGATAACGATGGTGATATGGATTATTTTGTGGGTAACCTTGGCGGGAATAATAAATTTCATCCTTCTATAAAAAAACCACTGCATGTTTATGGTAACAATTTTGATGACGATGGAAATTACGATATGATTTTAAGTAAACTCTATAATGGTACTTTAGTTCCAGTGAGAGGAAAAGAATGTTCTACTAGCCAAAACCCATTTGTAAGTAAAAAAATTAAATCTTATAAAGAGTTTGCAAATTCAAGTTTGGCAGATATTTATGGCGATGATATGCTTACAAATTCTTTTCATAAAGCGGTTTATGAGTTTGAATCGGTTTATATTGAAAATAAAGGTAATGGAGTTTTTGAAATACATCATTTACCTAGTGTAGCGCAATTAGGTCCAACTATGGCGTTTGTATTTACTGATGTTAATCATGATGGGCATTTAGATGTAATAGGCTCAGGGGCAATACATGAAGCCGAAGTTGAAACAGTAAGATATGATTCTAATACGGGTTATATTTTATTAGGAAACTCAAAAGGAGATATGAAGCCTTACCGAGATGTTAGCTTTTACAATAACATGAACGCTAAACAAATGAAACTTATTGATATTCATAATGAAAAACATATTGTTATTGCTAATAATAATGCACGAGTATTAATATTTAAAATACGAAAGTGATTTTTTTAATGATGATTATGATGTTGCATTTCATTATTACTTTTAGTTTTAAATACCAAGGTTTTTAGGTTAAGCACATCAATAGCATTTCCTTCTACTATTTTAATGGTTTTGTTAACTTCAATATCAGTAAACTCACTAACATTTTTAGTATGATGTGGCCATTTAACAATTAATTTTTTAATCAAAGTAGCCTTACCCAAACCTATTTCTGCCATCATACTATTACCACCAAAGCTTGCATCTGTACCAACCGAATAATAAATACTACGCATTTTACCATGCTCTTCTATAGTCAAAATAAGTTTTGCTCCAATAGCACAGCGATTGCTTTCTTTACCCTGTAAAACTATATTTATCCAATTATTTTTATTTCCTAATGGATTTTCAAAAAGTAAATTTTGAAAAGTATCTCCCTCAAAGGCACCACCCATAACAGCATATATATCTTGGTCTCCATCTAAATCTAAATCACCAAAACCAATTGCATGTCCTTTTTGAATATGTCCAAAACCAGCACTATAAGTAATATCCTCAAATTTACTACCACTAATGTTATGATACATTCTGTTTGGTACTATTGAGAAATAATCAGGATCGCCAGTAGCAAGATAAAAATCTAAAAACCCATCATTATCTAAATCACCAAAATTGCACCCCATTGTAGCAATGGGTTCATTTAAGTTTGAGCTTAACGAAACTTCTTCAAATGTACCATCACCATTATTTTTATATAGTAAAGGGTGATTTATTGGTTTATTAGTTTTTATATTTTGCATCATCATTTGTGCAGGTAAATTTTCAACTGTAGAATATCCTGAAACAAAAATATCTTCAAACCCATCATTATTATAATCAAAAACCCAGGTAGGAAAACTGTAAATAGGCATGCCTACATTGGCTTGTTCCGTTTTTATCTTAAATGACGGACTTTCATTTTCTTTGGTTGTATTAATGTA containing:
- the rlmF gene encoding 23S rRNA (adenine(1618)-N(6))-methyltransferase RlmF, translated to MSNFHPKNKHKSGYDLDALCKAYPDLLPFVFINKYDNKTIDFANPKAVKSLNTALLFKHYNIDFWEFPDTNLCPPIPGRVDYIHHIADLLKSSGINKNIRVLDIGTGASCIYPILGYAEYKWDFIVTDIDENSLQYAQNIINKNDLSEHVKLRYQKDASKILNGILNKNDNFSVSICNPPFYKSEADALEATIKKLKGLNKTEGDTVRNFSGTQNELWYKGGEKAFLHNYLYESSLFKNQCVWFTSLVSKKDLVKGMYNSLKKLGATHTKTINMGQGNKASRIVAWTYK
- a CDS encoding DUF2490 domain-containing protein, whose translation is MKSRLLSFLLLITISYNYAQTNPENELGAWYTFSGNHKLSEKSSVSTLAQFWLYEETENFNFGLYNLGLNYKLSPKFTTTFALGYADIDGGFNTNKPHTYEKRISEQIGFKHKIVKLPIDHRFRAEQRFLHKANNNKTQHRLRYRFGTKISLNKTLFIRLHNEVVSILQRDINTENRFYSALGINVSKNSNLQLGYLNRKINGLNLHRLQVGLYIKTDHTKK
- the pckA gene encoding phosphoenolpyruvate carboxykinase (ATP): METTGTVQNDKTLERYGLKDVTVNWNLSPEELQKITVEKGMGKETANGTLAINTGKFTGRSPQDRFLVKDDYTTDKIWWGKTNKAISPENFDRLKNEILKYLSGKEIYARDGYVCADPEYRTNIRTVTELPWSNMFVYNMFLRPSEKELENFKEDWLILCAPGYECPDPKGFGIRQGNFSILNFTQKIALVGGSAYTGEMKKGIFSALNLILPVERNVLPMHCSANVGKYGDTAIFFGLSGTGKTTLSADPDRKLIGDDEHGWTPDNTIFNFEGGCYAKVIDLTEEKEPEIYRAIKPGAILENIVFKDNGEPDFMDSSITQNTRVSYPIHHIDNIQETLFADNPKNIFFLTCDAFGVLPPVSKLTPGQAAYHFISGYTAKVAGTEAGITEPVPSFSACFGEPFMPLHPTVYGEMLSKKMTEAGVNVWLINTGWSAGPYGVGSRIKLKYTRAMITAILNGELDNVDYEQNFIFGLFMPKYCPGVPSEMLDPMNTWLQKGAYVGKAIQLAHSFHLNFEKFAAQASDQIIEGGPLIDEHHHLHEHF
- a CDS encoding SLC13 family permease, which translates into the protein MLFILIITIGLFVWGKFTPDIVALISMLSLYLTGILDTTETLSGFSNPTVIMIAALFIIGEGIAQTGWTALAGKKFVEWAGKSVPKLLVIVTLGAGVLSGFVSNTGTVATLTPLTISSAWSIGTLPSKMLMPVAFGSNTGGLLTLTGTPPNIIASNALVDAGFEGFSFFEFGLIGLPLLIIALLYFRYIGYRLLPKNKTNNKPVNIESTFHNWIAAYKIDDDYYRLRVRSLSPLINTKIEDWQFEKNYNVSIIRIKRRHPNVLKGIPAFEEFPNPTTELLYHDIITVKGDTEAINKLMITFRLGLLPLEPITDELKHNLINQEVGMTEIIVNPNSILVGRKYKIGDYFKRFGIQLLAASRNNKPIQEKEIIVKAGDAFLIRGTWEHIDDLKKQHENLVIIGSPEGMAKNVEALNSKSYIALGALVLMIIFMVFKIVPGSIAALISAGIVLLTGCVPISKAYKGISWTSVVMIAAMIPMGIALQKTGTAQVIANGLVNYLGSIHPILLLGGVFLLTTTFSQVINNSATAVLMAPIAILAANSLNLSPAPFMIVVAISASTAFLTPIGTTTNAMVMTPGGYKFMDYLKVGAPLLLLFFIITLILVPIIWPF
- the bshB1 gene encoding bacillithiol biosynthesis deacetylase BshB1 produces the protein MKLDILAFGAHPDDVELGCGGTVAKEVANGKKIGIIDLTKGELGTRGTAETRHEEASASAKILGVTVRENLGFADVFFVNDKQHQIEVIKKIRKYQPEIVICNAFDDRHIDHGKGSKLVSDACFLSGLVKIETQDESSELQKPWRPKLVYHFIQWKHLEPDFVVDISGFIDKKMESVLAYKTQFYDANSKEPETPISSKNFTDSIIYRARDLGRLIGVEHAEGFNVERYVAVDSLFDLK
- a CDS encoding VCBS repeat-containing protein; protein product: MAYTIMQILKVVTFLLLIICFSCTKDNVKVKTTNAGTMFTLLSNNQTNIRFKNAITETKDFNVLIYYYAYNGGGVAVGDINNDGLDDIYFTSNQQSNKLYLNKGNFKFEDITNKAMVNDLEGWSTGVNMIDINNDGWLDIYVCKSASLNNNQIRKNKLFVNQKDGTFKEEAQKWGIDDDGFSIQSYFFDYDKDGDLDMFLINHRNDFINSDHLVNIVTDKNLIPQTSDHLYRNDGNKFTDVTIDSQMVNKEFSLSASIGDYNNDGWLDVYVANDFITPDMLYINNKNGTFTNQINARVKHTSFSSMGSDYADVNNDFLPDLLVLDMSAEDHSRGKQNMPSMDTSGFWNMVNYGFNYSYMSNILNLNNGNGSFSDIAQFAGISKTDWSWAPLIADFDNDGYKDVFVSNGIKREIANQDFGRFLDSEQDSINTMSINQLLDVIPSEKLPNYAFKNTGNLSFTKVIKEWGFEKPLNTNGIAYSDLDNDGDLDLILNNLEDEASIYRNNSTNNFINIKLEGDKKNHFGIGAKVKLFTDSTHQYQEMFVARGYQSSISPILNFGIGKEDKINRIEVVWGDGKVTLESNIKANQNITIKQSKSTSYSETKQKNPIFFAKVDTKKLNVDFKHFENSFNDFSRQVLLPQKQSHQGPAMDVADVNNDGLEDLFIGGALNQPSELYIQTTSGTFNKTNQPSFESDKIFEDNGAHFFDSDGDGDLDLYVTSGGYELNENDKLLQDRLYLNNGEGSYIKSKALPKMLSSTKVVVSFDYDNDGDLDIFVGGRVVPGKYPLTPRSYILKNNNGNFVDVTKVVAPEFFEIGIVNDLIFSDYDGDNDKDLIVVGEWLPITIFNNNEGILQKANISSFEYTEGWWNTISEIDFDNDGDMDYFVGNLGGNNKFHPSIKKPLHVYGNNFDDDGNYDMILSKLYNGTLVPVRGKECSTSQNPFVSKKIKSYKEFANSSLADIYGDDMLTNSFHKAVYEFESVYIENKGNGVFEIHHLPSVAQLGPTMAFVFTDVNHDGHLDVIGSGAIHEAEVETVRYDSNTGYILLGNSKGDMKPYRDVSFYNNMNAKQMKLIDIHNEKHIVIANNNARVLIFKIRK